The sequence below is a genomic window from Streptomyces sp. V1I1.
AGGTGCCGGGCGCGCTCGTGCCGGTGCATTGCGACGCCGAGCGCGGGTACGCGGTGTATGTGGAGCCCAATGTGTGGGTGCGGCACCGGGTTTGACGCGAAGAGGCCGCCTCACGGGCGGCCTCCAGCTGTTGTGTTTCACTGCTCGCGGCTGTACGTCACTGCTCGCCGAGCTTGTCCAGGTCGAGGATGTCCTTGGCCGCGGGCTTCTTCGCCGCGACCGGCTTGTTGTACGCGGAGAAGGTCATCGTGCCCGGCTCCTCGCCGCCCACCTGCTCGACCTTCAGCAGATACGGCTCGCCCTCGGTGGCGACGTACAACGTGTAGGTCGCCTCGCCGTCCGACTCGGTGAGCTTCAGCGCCTTCTGGCCGTTGACCGTGGTCTCCTCGGCCTTGCGGGCGGCGGTGTCGTTCGCCTCGAGGTCGGACAGCACGGTGTCGAGGTCGCAGAGTTCGAGGCTGTCCTTGGCCTCGGGGTCGGAGACGTCCGTCCGCATCCAGCGGCCCTTGAGCGTCTTGATCACGGCGTCGGCCTCCGCGGCCGGTTCGCCCTTGCTCTGCTCCCGCAGGAAGGCCTCGTCGAACCGCATGTACGCGGTGTTCCCCGTCTTGATCAGCTCGACGGTGCCGTCGGTGCCGACGGAGAGCGTGCCCTTGCAGTCGCCCTTGGTGCTGATGGCCATGAAGCCCTTGGTGGGACCGTCGGCCGTCTTCATCGTGATGTCGAGGGTCAGGGAGGTGGCTGCCTTGGTGGCTCTGGCCGCTCTGTTGGCTATCTCGGGGCCGGACAGGCCCGCGAACGGCTCGGCGGCCTTCTTGTCCTTGGCGTTCTCCTTGGCGCCCTTCGAACTCGAGGAGCTCTTCGACCCCTTGGAGGCGGGCTCCGGGTCGAGCGGTCCGCAGGCCGCGCAGCCGAGGGCGACAACGGCGGCGAGTACGGCGAAGGCGGTGCGGCGGCGGGCGGGAGCGATGGCGTGCATGGCGTGTTCTCCGGGTGGAAGGGGGGTGGGTCAGGGACGGGTGTGGCGGATCAGAGCTTCAGCTCCCACTGCGAGGCGTCGTACGTCAGACCCGGGCTGACCTCGACCGTCAGCTCCTTGGCGGCGGTCGGGGCGTCGAAGGCGAAACGTACCGTGGACTTCTTGCCGGGCAGGATCGTGCCGCTGAAGCCGCTGCCGACCTTCTCGTCGAAGATCTGCTCGGCGTTGACGCCGTCCTTCCCGGCGCGGGCGTCCGTCGTCAGCAGCGTGGTGTCGAACTTCTTCTTGCCGCCGTTCTCGACGACCACGGTCACCTCGTACGCCTTGTTGCCCGCGGTGTGACCGGCGGCGAACTCGCTCGGGGTGTACGCCTTGGGTGCGGAGACCGTGATCTTCAGGTCGTCGTCGTAGACGGCGGTGTCACCGGCCGCGAGGCCCGCACCTTTGCCCTTGGCGTCGCCCTTCGCGGCACCGTCGCCCTTCGCCGCGCCGTCGCTCTTGCCGGCGGCCGGCTCCTTCGACGCGGTGGTGCCGGTGGCCGCCTTGTTGATCTCGTCGACCGCCTCGTCCACGGCCTTGAAGGTGAGTACCGCGCCGACCACCGAGAGGATCAGCGCGACGAGTCCGAGGATCGCGCCGGTGGTGGTCACGCCCTTGTTGGCGGCCTCGCCGCGCTTGACGCGGCCCCGTCCCGACAGGCCCAGGATCAGGGCGATCAGGCCGAGGATGCCGGCCAGCCAGAAGAAGAACGGGATCAGACCCGAGACGGTGCCGATGATGCCGAGCACCAGCGCGGCCGTGCCGAG
It includes:
- a CDS encoding DUF4352 domain-containing protein, coding for MSHSMQQPQYGPPQFGQQAPPPVPMRNGLGTAALVLGIIGTVSGLIPFFFWLAGILGLIALILGLSGRGRVKRGEAANKGVTTTGAILGLVALILSVVGAVLTFKAVDEAVDEINKAATGTTASKEPAAGKSDGAAKGDGAAKGDAKGKGAGLAAGDTAVYDDDLKITVSAPKAYTPSEFAAGHTAGNKAYEVTVVVENGGKKKFDTTLLTTDARAGKDGVNAEQIFDEKVGSGFSGTILPGKKSTVRFAFDAPTAAKELTVEVSPGLTYDASQWELKL